From Variimorphobacter saccharofermentans, one genomic window encodes:
- a CDS encoding aspartate kinase, which yields MLIVKKFGGTSVADKERIFNVARRCIEDYKKGNEVVVVLSAMGKQTDVLLAQAKEINPNASKRELDMLLTTGEQISVSLMAMAMDSLGVPAVSLNAYQVAMHTTSVYGNARLKRIDTERIHNELESKKIVIVTGFQGVNKFDDYTTLGRGGSDTTAVALAAALHADACEIYTDVDGVFTADPRIVKSARKLDEITYDEMLELASLGAGVLHNRSVEMAKKYGVQLVVRSSLNNTEGTVVKEEVKMEKMLVSGVACDKNAARIAVIGLEDQPGVAFKLFNHLARHNVNVDIILQSVGRDGTKDISFTVKEDDLEEAVAVLERHREGSLKCQKIDVEREVAKVSIVGAGMMSNAGVAAKMFEALYDVGVNIKMISTSEIRVTVLIDEIHVEKAMNAIHEKFLLSQM from the coding sequence ATGTTAATAGTAAAGAAGTTCGGTGGCACATCCGTAGCCGACAAGGAAAGAATTTTTAATGTTGCCAGAAGATGTATTGAAGATTATAAAAAAGGCAACGAGGTAGTAGTTGTACTATCAGCAATGGGAAAGCAAACTGATGTATTGCTGGCACAAGCGAAGGAGATTAATCCTAATGCATCCAAGAGAGAGCTGGATATGCTTTTAACAACCGGTGAACAGATTTCTGTATCCCTGATGGCTATGGCTATGGATTCCCTGGGAGTACCTGCGGTATCCCTGAATGCTTATCAGGTTGCAATGCACACAACTTCCGTATATGGAAATGCAAGATTAAAGAGAATTGATACAGAGAGAATACATAATGAGTTGGAAAGCAAGAAAATAGTAATTGTCACTGGTTTTCAGGGTGTGAATAAATTCGATGATTATACTACACTTGGACGAGGTGGTTCCGATACGACTGCGGTAGCGCTGGCAGCTGCGCTTCATGCGGATGCATGTGAAATCTACACGGATGTAGATGGCGTATTTACAGCAGACCCGAGAATTGTAAAATCAGCCAGAAAGCTTGATGAGATCACCTATGATGAGATGCTTGAACTGGCATCCCTTGGAGCGGGCGTTTTACATAACCGTTCCGTAGAAATGGCGAAAAAATATGGTGTTCAATTAGTAGTTCGTTCCAGTCTAAATAATACAGAAGGTACTGTTGTTAAGGAGGAAGTAAAAATGGAAAAAATGCTTGTTAGTGGTGTGGCATGTGATAAGAATGCAGCGCGTATTGCCGTAATCGGATTAGAAGATCAGCCTGGAGTGGCTTTTAAATTATTTAATCATTTAGCTAGACATAACGTAAATGTTGATATTATTTTACAGTCAGTTGGTCGTGACGGTACTAAGGACATCAGCTTTACTGTGAAGGAAGACGATTTAGAGGAAGCAGTAGCAGTTCTGGAAAGACATCGTGAAGGTAGTTTAAAATGCCAGAAGATTGACGTGGAGAGAGAAGTGGCCAAGGTATCCATCGTTGGAGCTGGTATGATGAGCAATGCCGGAGTGGCTGCTAAGATGTTTGAAGCATTATATGATGTTGGCGTAAACATTAAAATGATCTCCACCTCTGAAATCAGAGTTACCGTTCTGATTGATGAAATTCATGTAGAGAAGGCAATGAATGCAATTCATGAGAAATTCTTATTATCTCAGATGTAA
- the tsaE gene encoding tRNA (adenosine(37)-N6)-threonylcarbamoyltransferase complex ATPase subunit type 1 TsaE gives MTVESFKAEDTYELGYTMGTKAKKGEIYCLSGDLGVGKTLFTQGFAKGLGIEEAVCSPTFTIIQEYEGREMPFYHFDVYRIADIEEMDEIGYEDYFYGDGVCLIEWAELIEEILPRSYTKILIKKNMDKGFDYREIIIDQIN, from the coding sequence ATGACAGTAGAAAGCTTCAAAGCGGAGGATACGTATGAGCTAGGGTATACCATGGGTACCAAAGCGAAGAAAGGTGAGATTTACTGCCTCAGTGGTGACTTGGGGGTGGGTAAGACCTTATTTACCCAGGGTTTTGCAAAGGGTTTAGGAATAGAGGAGGCTGTCTGCAGCCCTACATTTACCATAATACAGGAATATGAAGGAAGAGAGATGCCCTTCTATCATTTTGATGTATATCGGATTGCTGATATCGAAGAAATGGATGAAATCGGTTATGAGGATTACTTTTATGGAGACGGTGTCTGTCTGATTGAATGGGCTGAGCTGATAGAAGAGATACTGCCTAGAAGTTATACCAAGATTTTGATTAAAAAGAATATGGATAAAGGTTTTGATTATAGAGAAATCATTATCGATCAGATAAATTAA
- a CDS encoding ECF transporter S component, with protein sequence MNVMNATRISNKVENKKVKLLSARGMTVISVLSAISFVLMFFDVPLWFAPSFYQIDFSDVPVLVGAFALGPMAGVIIELIKILLNLLLQGTDTAGVGEIANFIIGCALVVPSALVYHTNRTRKTAIYGMITGTIVFVGIGCLLNAFVLLPTYAKVFGMPMEALIEMGTKVNPNIKGLGGFIFMAVAPFNLVKGVAVSLITILIYKRISPLIKGYHYNV encoded by the coding sequence ATGAATGTAATGAATGCTACAAGAATTTCAAACAAAGTAGAAAACAAAAAGGTAAAATTATTGTCAGCCAGGGGGATGACGGTTATTTCCGTATTGTCGGCCATATCTTTTGTATTAATGTTTTTCGATGTTCCATTATGGTTTGCACCAAGCTTTTATCAAATTGATTTTAGCGATGTTCCGGTATTAGTCGGTGCGTTTGCATTGGGTCCAATGGCGGGAGTTATTATAGAATTGATTAAAATACTCCTTAATTTATTGCTTCAGGGTACCGATACCGCCGGTGTAGGAGAGATTGCGAACTTTATTATAGGATGTGCACTGGTCGTTCCGAGCGCATTGGTTTACCATACGAATCGAACCAGAAAAACAGCAATTTATGGAATGATTACTGGAACAATAGTATTTGTCGGAATCGGATGTTTGCTAAACGCATTTGTATTACTACCAACCTATGCAAAAGTGTTTGGTATGCCAATGGAAGCTCTTATTGAAATGGGAACAAAGGTAAATCCGAATATTAAAGGATTGGGAGGATTTATCTTTATGGCAGTGGCACCGTTTAACCTGGTTAAGGGTGTTGCGGTATCTCTCATTACAATATTGATTTATAAAAGGATAAGCCCGTTAATAAAAGGTTATCATTATAATGTATAA
- a CDS encoding DUF1700 domain-containing protein, whose translation MDKSKFLEILRQSLIGEIDSVEIDKNIKYYDQYISRQSSVEEEKIIDELGDPRLIAKSIIESNRAAKQKEGYSDRHSSNYDDSERYQDTQRRYHNVFYSNLKWYHKIALIIAFLLIIIIIAAVGQLLLRILFIFGLPIIILLLFVMLLRRR comes from the coding sequence ATGGATAAAAGTAAGTTCCTTGAAATATTACGACAGTCATTGATTGGTGAAATAGATTCTGTAGAGATCGATAAAAATATAAAATATTATGATCAATATATAAGCAGACAATCATCCGTTGAAGAAGAAAAGATAATAGATGAGCTTGGAGATCCCAGACTGATCGCAAAGTCAATAATTGAGTCAAATCGGGCTGCGAAGCAAAAGGAAGGATATTCAGATCGTCATAGTAGTAATTATGACGACAGTGAAAGATATCAAGATACACAGAGAAGATATCATAACGTTTTTTATTCCAATCTAAAATGGTATCACAAAATAGCGTTAATCATTGCTTTCTTGCTTATCATTATTATAATTGCTGCTGTTGGACAGTTGTTATTACGTATCCTATTTATTTTTGGTTTACCAATTATTATTTTACTGTTATTTGTAATGCTATTGCGTAGAAGATAA
- a CDS encoding ribonuclease Z, whose amino-acid sequence MLDVCLLGTSGMMPLPGRWLTALMTRYNGSSLLIDCGEGTQVAIREKGWSFHSIDIICFTHYHGDHISGLPGLLLSMGNAERKEPVTLIGPKGLERVVGALRVIAPELPFELKFVEISSAEETYEINGYNIKAFQVKHNVLCYGYSIVIKRGGRFYPERALENQVPQKYWNRLQKGECIQDGEIQYTPDMVLGPERKGIKLTYCTDSRPVKAIEDNAALSDLFICEGMYGEKEKDTKAKEYKHMTFREAAKLAKAARVRELWLTHYSPSLTRPEDYLGEAKNIFPHTKVGKDRKSTTLEFEKDE is encoded by the coding sequence ATGTTAGATGTTTGTTTATTAGGAACGAGTGGTATGATGCCACTACCAGGAAGATGGCTGACTGCTCTTATGACCAGATATAATGGGAGCAGTTTATTGATAGATTGCGGAGAAGGAACTCAGGTTGCAATAAGGGAGAAGGGATGGAGTTTTCATTCAATTGATATCATATGTTTTACTCATTATCATGGTGACCATATCAGTGGTTTACCAGGTTTACTTCTTTCCATGGGTAATGCAGAACGTAAGGAACCGGTAACGCTTATCGGACCGAAAGGTTTAGAACGGGTTGTCGGAGCGCTTCGAGTGATAGCACCGGAGCTTCCCTTTGAGCTTAAATTTGTGGAAATAAGTTCAGCAGAAGAAACCTATGAAATAAATGGATACAATATAAAAGCTTTTCAGGTAAAACATAATGTCCTCTGTTATGGTTATAGTATTGTAATCAAACGTGGGGGGAGATTTTATCCGGAACGGGCACTGGAAAATCAGGTTCCACAAAAGTATTGGAACCGACTTCAAAAGGGAGAATGTATACAGGATGGAGAGATACAGTACACACCGGATATGGTTCTTGGGCCGGAAAGAAAAGGTATTAAGCTGACTTATTGTACCGATTCAAGGCCTGTGAAGGCTATTGAAGATAATGCTGCACTTTCTGATTTATTCATATGCGAAGGCATGTATGGAGAGAAAGAAAAAGATACGAAAGCAAAAGAATATAAGCACATGACTTTTCGTGAAGCTGCAAAGCTTGCGAAAGCAGCGCGGGTTAGAGAACTTTGGCTTACTCATTACAGCCCATCTTTAACTCGTCCGGAAGACTATCTAGGAGAAGCAAAAAATATATTTCCACATACGAAGGTGGGAAAAGATAGAAAAAGTACTACGCTGGAGTTTGAGAAAGACGAATAA
- the tsaD gene encoding tRNA (adenosine(37)-N6)-threonylcarbamoyltransferase complex transferase subunit TsaD, with product MKGIANHMTKDTFILAIETSCDETAAAVVKNGREVLSNVISSQIELHKLYGGVVPEIASRKHIEKINQVIEEALDIANMTFQDMDAIGVTYGPGLVGALLVGVAEAKAISFATGKPLIGVHHIEGHVSANYIENKDLKPPFLCLIVSGGHTHLVLVKEYGNYEIIGKTRDDAAGEAFDKVARAIGLGYPGGPKIDKLSKEGNKKAITFPRASIVGAPYDFSFSGLKSAVLNHINTMEMKKEEVNRADIAAAFQDAVIDVLVTKTILAAKDYGMEKVAIAGGVAANSSLREAMEKECSNNGIRFYHPSPIYCTDNAAMIGAAAYYEYLRGARAGLDLNAVPNLKIGER from the coding sequence ATGAAAGGAATAGCTAATCATATGACAAAAGATACTTTTATATTAGCAATAGAGACGTCCTGTGATGAGACAGCAGCAGCCGTTGTAAAAAATGGGAGAGAGGTACTCTCGAATGTCATCTCCTCACAGATTGAATTACACAAGCTGTATGGAGGGGTGGTCCCGGAGATTGCCTCTCGAAAGCATATTGAAAAGATAAATCAGGTGATTGAAGAAGCACTTGACATAGCAAATATGACATTTCAAGATATGGATGCGATTGGGGTGACCTATGGGCCAGGACTGGTAGGGGCTTTACTGGTCGGTGTAGCTGAAGCGAAAGCCATCAGCTTTGCTACAGGGAAACCGTTAATTGGTGTTCATCATATTGAAGGACATGTCTCAGCAAATTATATTGAGAATAAGGACTTGAAACCACCGTTTTTATGCCTGATCGTTTCAGGAGGGCATACGCACCTTGTACTAGTAAAGGAATATGGTAACTACGAGATTATCGGGAAAACTAGGGATGATGCAGCGGGCGAAGCATTTGACAAGGTGGCACGTGCGATTGGATTGGGATACCCCGGAGGTCCGAAGATAGATAAGTTGTCAAAAGAAGGAAATAAAAAAGCCATTACTTTTCCGAGAGCGTCAATTGTCGGAGCACCCTATGATTTTAGCTTTAGTGGCCTGAAATCCGCTGTATTAAATCACATTAATACAATGGAAATGAAGAAGGAAGAAGTTAATCGCGCTGATATTGCAGCAGCATTTCAGGATGCAGTAATTGACGTCCTTGTAACGAAAACGATACTAGCGGCAAAGGATTATGGTATGGAGAAAGTTGCAATAGCAGGAGGAGTGGCAGCGAATTCATCCCTTCGCGAAGCGATGGAGAAGGAATGCAGCAATAATGGAATTCGTTTTTATCATCCATCTCCTATTTACTGTACGGATAATGCAGCAATGATAGGAGCGGCTGCATATTATGAATATTTAAGAGGAGCCAGAGCGGGATTAGATCTGAATGCAGTACCGAATCTTAAAATTGGTGAACGATAA
- the tsaB gene encoding tRNA (adenosine(37)-N6)-threonylcarbamoyltransferase complex dimerization subunit type 1 TsaB, translated as MKLLALDSSGLVATVAIVTEDAMLAEYTINHKKTHSQTLLPMLDEIVKMVELDMSDIDAIAVAAGPGSFTGLRIGSATAKGLGMALNKPIIAVPTLDGLAYNLYGTDKLICPMMDARRNQVYTGLYEFSDKEFKVRKEQAAVAVEEIVAAISQLGREVIYLGDGAAAYRQTIEEQTKVGYEFAPAHVNRQRAGAIGALGILYYQQNRLESAAQHEPIYLRLSQAERERAERIKKN; from the coding sequence ATGAAATTATTAGCATTGGACAGCTCTGGTTTAGTTGCAACTGTTGCAATTGTTACAGAAGATGCCATGCTGGCTGAGTATACAATCAATCATAAGAAAACACATTCACAGACGCTGCTACCCATGCTTGATGAAATTGTGAAAATGGTGGAGCTTGATATGTCGGACATTGATGCTATCGCAGTCGCGGCGGGACCAGGCTCCTTTACTGGACTCCGCATCGGGTCGGCAACGGCAAAGGGACTGGGTATGGCACTTAATAAACCAATCATCGCGGTCCCAACCTTGGACGGACTTGCCTATAATCTATATGGAACGGACAAGTTGATCTGTCCCATGATGGATGCTAGAAGAAATCAGGTATATACAGGCTTATATGAATTTTCTGACAAAGAATTTAAGGTAAGAAAGGAACAGGCAGCAGTAGCAGTGGAGGAAATTGTCGCTGCCATCAGTCAATTAGGCAGAGAGGTTATCTATCTGGGTGATGGTGCTGCTGCTTATCGCCAGACGATTGAAGAGCAGACGAAGGTGGGATATGAATTTGCTCCTGCTCATGTAAATCGCCAGAGAGCTGGTGCAATTGGTGCACTTGGTATTCTATATTACCAGCAGAACAGGCTGGAAAGTGCGGCACAGCATGAACCGATTTATCTGCGTTTATCCCAGGCAGAAAGAGAACGTGCTGAAAGAATTAAAAAGAATTAA
- the rimI gene encoding ribosomal protein S18-alanine N-acetyltransferase: MVIRNMTEMDLVEVCAIEQETFSEPWTKEDFISAFTKQNNGYLVAEQEGKITGYCGFWGIVGEGYIYNVAVKKEYRRQQIGYQLMKELIRLAYHKGVTSLTLEVRSSNLPAIRLYESLGFEHTGIRKDFYSKPKEDAVIMWLNPIQ, encoded by the coding sequence ATGGTTATTCGGAATATGACGGAAATGGATTTGGTAGAGGTATGTGCTATAGAGCAGGAGACATTTTCGGAACCCTGGACCAAGGAAGATTTTATCAGTGCATTTACGAAACAGAATAATGGATATCTGGTAGCGGAACAGGAAGGTAAAATTACCGGATACTGCGGCTTTTGGGGAATTGTAGGAGAAGGCTATATATATAATGTTGCTGTCAAAAAGGAATATCGCAGACAACAAATTGGATATCAGCTGATGAAAGAGTTAATTCGTCTTGCTTATCATAAAGGGGTTACCTCACTTACTCTGGAGGTCAGAAGCTCCAATTTACCAGCAATACGCCTATATGAATCATTAGGGTTTGAACATACCGGGATCCGTAAGGACTTTTATTCGAAGCCGAAGGAGGACGCTGTAATTATGTGGCTGAACCCGATACAGTAA
- a CDS encoding rhodanese-like domain-containing protein, with product MLKGGDNKGMSFETIRTNDIIRYIGMRDVVIIDLRDKNEYDAGHIPTAINIPYEELESEKKNLQRNNLLIFYCDRGNISLLAARDLMKDGYNIKSLYGGLRAYRGRLEHS from the coding sequence TTGCTGAAGGGCGGTGACAATAAAGGGATGTCTTTTGAAACAATTCGCACAAATGATATCATTAGGTATATAGGAATGCGTGATGTTGTAATTATAGATCTCAGAGATAAGAATGAGTATGATGCCGGGCATATACCTACCGCTATAAATATTCCATATGAAGAACTTGAAAGTGAAAAAAAGAATTTGCAGCGTAATAATCTCCTTATTTTCTATTGTGATCGTGGTAATATTAGTTTGCTTGCAGCGAGAGATTTAATGAAAGACGGGTATAATATTAAGAGCTTGTATGGAGGATTAAGAGCATATAGAGGAAGGCTTGAGCATAGCTAA
- a CDS encoding P-II family nitrogen regulator, translating to MNIRAYIIWTHSKEWRAIKLLVLILKKVQRMDDIIKQLAEAGVKGGTILDGTGMAKSLVNMEELPIFDMLKALLADEEKEACKVMLFVLKQDQVQDAKTAIKEVIGDLTAPNTGIMFTVPIDDIEGLRG from the coding sequence ATGAATATTAGAGCATATATCATCTGGACTCATTCGAAGGAGTGGAGAGCGATTAAATTATTAGTTCTGATACTAAAAAAGGTGCAACGAATGGATGACATTATAAAGCAACTTGCAGAAGCAGGAGTGAAGGGTGGAACAATTCTCGATGGAACGGGTATGGCGAAGTCGTTAGTCAACATGGAGGAGCTGCCCATTTTCGATATGCTGAAGGCCTTGCTGGCGGATGAGGAAAAGGAAGCCTGTAAAGTAATGCTGTTTGTCCTGAAGCAGGATCAGGTTCAAGATGCTAAGACTGCAATCAAGGAAGTAATAGGCGATCTAACAGCACCTAATACAGGAATTATGTTTACTGTTCCCATTGATGATATTGAAGGCTTAAGAGGATAG
- a CDS encoding Tex family protein, translated as MDILKQIKEELGIRLEQVEAAVKLIDEGNTIPFIARYRKEATGSLDDEQLRNLHERLQYLRNLEEKKNQVLSSIEEQGKLTEELKEQILAATTLVVVEDLYRPYRPKRRTRATIAKEKGLDGLAAIIMAQEINQPVAEVAKEYLSEEKEVNTVEEAIAGAMDIIAEDISDEAQYRSYIREITAKEGTLTSTAKDPEQESVYEMYYNFEESIEKLAGHRILAVNRGENEKVLTVKIVAPEERILRYLEKKVITKENEFTTDILKATIEDSYKRLIAPAIEREIRNDLTEKAEDGAIKVFGKNLEQLLMQPPIAGQVVLGWDPAFRTGCKLAVVDSTGKVLDTVVIYPTAPQNKVEEAKQVLKKLIDKYNITLISVGNGTASRESEMVIVDLLKEINKPVKYVIVNEAGASVYSASKLATEEFPNFDVGQRSAASIARRLQDPLAELVKIDPKSIGVGQYQHDMNQKKLGEVLAGVVEDCVNKVGVDLNTASVSLLEHVSGVSKTIAKNIVAYREANGRFHSREELLKVAKLGPKAFEQCAGFMRIQGGVNPLDATGVHPESYEATQALLTKLGLALEDVKEIQVKAQKQKAQEPSTKTEPKPQKKKQTITVKSQNTAFAKALAAAVGGVEIPVSDKQNEKQDSKSGNEEQDIITIGSKIKDKRKLAEELGIGEITLTDIIKELEKPGRDPRDEMPKPILRTDVLEMKDLTEGMILKGTVRNVIDFGAFVDIGVHQDGLVHISQLSDKKFVKHPLDVVSVGDIVDVKVLSVDLAKKRIQLTMKL; from the coding sequence ATGGACATTTTAAAACAGATAAAAGAAGAATTGGGAATCCGATTGGAACAGGTTGAGGCTGCGGTAAAGCTGATTGACGAGGGTAATACAATCCCCTTTATAGCCAGATACCGTAAGGAGGCAACAGGGTCTCTCGATGATGAACAGCTTCGTAATTTGCATGAGCGTCTGCAATACTTAAGAAATCTGGAGGAAAAGAAAAACCAGGTTCTGAGTAGTATTGAGGAACAGGGAAAGTTAACGGAGGAGTTAAAGGAGCAAATACTAGCGGCAACTACCTTAGTGGTAGTGGAGGATTTATATCGACCTTATCGACCGAAGAGAAGAACCAGAGCAACCATTGCGAAGGAAAAAGGACTGGACGGACTGGCAGCAATTATTATGGCTCAGGAAATCAATCAGCCTGTAGCAGAGGTAGCAAAGGAATATCTATCCGAAGAGAAGGAAGTCAATACGGTAGAGGAAGCAATCGCAGGAGCGATGGATATTATTGCTGAGGATATTTCGGATGAAGCTCAGTACCGCAGCTATATACGAGAGATTACTGCAAAGGAAGGTACCTTAACCTCAACAGCGAAGGATCCTGAGCAGGAGTCCGTATATGAGATGTATTATAACTTTGAGGAAAGCATTGAGAAACTGGCAGGACATCGCATCCTGGCAGTGAACCGTGGTGAGAATGAGAAAGTTCTTACAGTAAAGATAGTAGCTCCTGAGGAGAGAATCCTTCGTTATCTTGAGAAGAAAGTAATTACGAAAGAAAACGAATTTACAACGGATATTTTGAAGGCAACCATTGAGGATAGCTATAAACGACTAATCGCACCTGCGATTGAACGTGAGATCCGGAATGATCTGACAGAGAAGGCGGAGGATGGTGCAATTAAAGTATTTGGCAAGAATCTGGAACAGTTACTTATGCAACCTCCGATTGCAGGACAGGTGGTGCTTGGATGGGATCCCGCATTTCGTACTGGCTGTAAGCTGGCGGTAGTTGATAGTACGGGTAAGGTACTGGATACAGTAGTTATCTATCCGACAGCTCCTCAGAATAAGGTGGAAGAGGCAAAGCAGGTATTAAAGAAACTGATAGATAAATATAATATTACCTTAATCTCCGTTGGTAATGGTACGGCCTCCAGGGAATCAGAAATGGTAATTGTAGATTTACTTAAGGAGATTAATAAACCAGTAAAATATGTCATTGTAAACGAAGCAGGTGCTTCTGTATATTCGGCAAGTAAGCTTGCTACAGAGGAGTTCCCGAACTTTGACGTTGGACAAAGAAGTGCCGCTTCCATCGCTAGAAGATTACAGGATCCTTTGGCTGAATTAGTAAAAATAGATCCAAAATCAATTGGTGTTGGTCAATATCAGCATGATATGAACCAGAAGAAATTAGGTGAAGTACTTGCCGGCGTGGTAGAGGATTGTGTGAATAAGGTAGGTGTGGATCTGAATACCGCTTCTGTATCCTTGCTGGAGCATGTGTCCGGTGTAAGTAAGACAATCGCGAAAAACATCGTTGCTTACCGAGAAGCCAATGGAAGATTCCATAGCAGAGAAGAGCTCCTTAAAGTGGCGAAACTAGGACCGAAGGCATTTGAACAATGTGCTGGTTTCATGAGAATTCAAGGAGGTGTGAACCCCTTGGATGCAACTGGAGTTCATCCGGAATCCTACGAAGCAACCCAGGCATTACTTACAAAACTGGGTCTTGCATTGGAGGATGTGAAAGAGATACAGGTGAAAGCACAAAAGCAGAAAGCACAGGAGCCATCAACTAAGACAGAACCTAAACCGCAGAAGAAAAAGCAGACTATAACAGTTAAGTCCCAGAATACGGCATTTGCAAAAGCGCTTGCTGCAGCAGTTGGCGGTGTGGAGATTCCGGTTTCGGATAAGCAGAACGAAAAACAAGATAGTAAATCCGGTAATGAGGAACAGGATATCATTACCATCGGAAGTAAGATAAAGGATAAGCGCAAGTTAGCAGAGGAACTTGGTATTGGTGAAATCACGCTGACAGATATTATTAAGGAGCTGGAAAAACCGGGTAGAGATCCAAGAGATGAGATGCCGAAGCCAATCCTTCGTACGGATGTACTTGAAATGAAGGACTTAACGGAGGGTATGATTCTTAAGGGAACAGTAAGAAACGTTATTGACTTTGGCGCGTTTGTGGATATTGGTGTACATCAGGACGGCCTGGTTCATATATCCCAGCTTTCTGATAAGAAGTTCGTAAAGCACCCCTTGGACGTAGTCAGTGTCGGTGATATTGTTGATGTTAAGGTTCTCAGTGTAGATCTGGCGAAGAAGCGTATTCAATTAACAATGAAGCTGTAG
- a CDS encoding DUF6715 family protein: MSNKRKRTLSTIVSMSILAIVIVLFYFYIENKVSTTDPSLKELTDAERLLNKDFDLYYPETPREVVKYFSNMIKIIYGNKASEEEINQLAVKIRELYDPEFLQLNPEEKYLQNLATELAEWKEKNRRITNYIFVNKNMEKESEIDGIKYAVKYVSFTIQEDIKFTETWKILLRKNEDDKWKILGWEFVPNTEKQDDSED, encoded by the coding sequence ATGAGTAATAAGAGAAAGAGAACTTTATCAACGATTGTTTCTATGTCAATTCTAGCAATTGTCATAGTACTATTTTACTTTTATATTGAAAACAAAGTGAGTACGACTGATCCCTCATTAAAGGAACTTACTGATGCAGAACGATTACTGAATAAAGACTTTGATTTATATTATCCAGAGACTCCAAGAGAAGTTGTTAAGTATTTTAGCAATATGATAAAAATCATATATGGTAATAAGGCGAGTGAAGAAGAGATTAATCAATTAGCAGTTAAGATAAGAGAACTATATGATCCCGAGTTCCTTCAACTAAACCCGGAAGAGAAATATCTTCAGAATCTCGCGACTGAGCTGGCAGAATGGAAGGAAAAGAACCGACGAATTACAAACTATATATTTGTGAATAAAAATATGGAGAAGGAGAGCGAGATTGATGGTATCAAGTATGCAGTAAAATATGTCTCCTTTACTATTCAGGAAGATATCAAGTTCACAGAGACGTGGAAAATACTACTTCGTAAAAATGAGGATGATAAATGGAAGATCCTCGGATGGGAATTCGTGCCGAATACAGAGAAGCAGGATGATTCTGAGGATTAA
- the ispD gene encoding 2-C-methyl-D-erythritol 4-phosphate cytidylyltransferase, with translation MNNIVTAIVLAAGQGKRMNTPVAKQFLCLRDKPVIYYSLKAFEESCVDRIILVTGKEQVEYCREHIVDQYHFKKVTQVIEGGKERYDSVWQALRHAETSDYVLIHDGARPFIQSKLIDTIIEKVIEYKACVVGTHVKETVKVVDKQGYIIDTPDRDTLWSAQTPQAFEYNTLIKAYTEFYMGNQKDELGITDDAMVFARYAKLPIKMIEGDYSNLKLTTLEDLTLAEVILSRLLCE, from the coding sequence ATGAATAATATAGTAACTGCAATCGTATTGGCTGCCGGACAGGGAAAGCGTATGAATACTCCGGTGGCTAAACAGTTTCTGTGCTTAAGGGACAAGCCGGTAATATACTATTCTTTAAAAGCTTTTGAAGAAAGCTGTGTCGATCGTATCATACTCGTTACGGGAAAGGAGCAGGTAGAATACTGTCGGGAACATATAGTGGATCAGTATCATTTCAAGAAAGTAACTCAAGTGATAGAGGGAGGCAAGGAGCGATATGATTCGGTCTGGCAGGCATTAAGACATGCAGAGACATCTGATTATGTACTGATACATGACGGTGCAAGGCCATTCATTCAGTCCAAACTGATTGATACGATTATCGAGAAGGTGATAGAATATAAGGCATGTGTGGTGGGAACTCATGTTAAGGAGACGGTGAAGGTGGTTGATAAACAAGGCTATATCATTGATACCCCAGATCGCGATACACTTTGGTCAGCACAGACTCCACAGGCCTTTGAATATAACACACTGATAAAAGCATATACTGAGTTTTATATGGGCAATCAAAAAGATGAATTGGGAATAACCGATGATGCGATGGTCTTTGCACGATATGCCAAGCTTCCTATAAAAATGATAGAAGGCGATTATAGCAACCTAAAGCTGACAACTTTGGAAGATTTGACCTTGGCAGAAGTGATATTAAGTAGATTATTGTGTGAATAA